Proteins from a genomic interval of Gemmatimonas sp.:
- a CDS encoding lytic transglycosylase domain-containing protein, producing the protein MHPALTLPAGRFPAAWRTRLVRALSFVLLVLLPACRGYRPSNPPLPQPIPAAPHAVAVTTAVPEPQPPARTVATDPATPDDVVRAAIAVFGDSTAVAVADADAVGEGPVWDIDVRAYETHDRVEHYVELFSSKAKERFASRLSRGTRYEPMIRSKLRASGMPEDLTYLALIESGYDPHAYSRAAAVGMWQFMSSTARDVGMRVDWWMDERRDPARSTDGAIRFLGVLQKQFGSLYLAAAAYNGGPGRVSRGLTRFAEELEGAEGEDRFFALAEQDYLRAETKNYVPQLIAAALVAKMPSRYGLRIDSLPAYAYDSVRAAAGTSLAAVSLHGGVANGVLRELNPALLRGITPPDAEVWLRVPAGRGEALRVMLDSLPDGVLRGYRTAKVTDAMTPAAFASRHGVSLKQLRWFNPSWRTARKGRLVAGQTLRVPQEQVLADARDIPDPSLEKYGGSTGTRGLSARGVHVVRRGETLGGIARRYGLRESQLKAMNGLRGSRILAGQTLQVRKSTTAGSSRRKVTATKATSQKSTVKKSGGKAKAAKKKAASGTKQAASSKSKKNK; encoded by the coding sequence GTGCATCCTGCCCTCACCCTCCCGGCAGGACGGTTCCCCGCGGCGTGGCGCACGCGGCTCGTGCGCGCGCTGTCGTTCGTGCTGCTGGTGCTCCTGCCGGCATGTCGCGGTTACCGTCCATCGAACCCGCCGCTCCCCCAGCCCATCCCGGCCGCCCCGCACGCGGTGGCGGTGACGACGGCTGTACCGGAGCCCCAGCCCCCGGCGCGCACCGTGGCGACGGACCCGGCGACGCCAGACGATGTGGTCCGGGCGGCCATCGCCGTGTTCGGCGATTCCACGGCGGTGGCGGTGGCGGACGCCGACGCAGTTGGCGAGGGGCCTGTGTGGGACATCGACGTGCGGGCCTACGAAACGCACGACCGGGTGGAGCATTACGTGGAGCTGTTCAGCAGCAAGGCCAAGGAACGCTTCGCGTCGCGGCTTTCCCGGGGGACCCGCTACGAGCCCATGATCCGCTCCAAGCTGCGCGCGAGCGGCATGCCGGAGGACCTCACCTACCTCGCTCTCATCGAAAGCGGGTATGACCCGCACGCGTACTCGCGGGCCGCGGCGGTGGGGATGTGGCAGTTCATGAGCAGCACCGCGCGCGACGTGGGCATGCGGGTGGACTGGTGGATGGACGAGCGCCGCGACCCGGCGCGCTCCACCGATGGGGCAATCCGTTTCCTTGGCGTGCTGCAGAAGCAATTCGGCTCGCTGTACCTCGCCGCGGCCGCCTACAATGGCGGCCCGGGGCGGGTGTCCCGCGGGTTGACCCGATTTGCCGAGGAGCTCGAGGGGGCGGAGGGCGAGGATCGGTTCTTTGCGCTGGCCGAGCAGGACTACCTGCGCGCCGAGACCAAGAACTACGTGCCACAGCTCATTGCGGCCGCTCTGGTCGCGAAGATGCCGTCGCGGTACGGGCTGCGCATCGATTCGTTGCCGGCCTACGCCTACGACTCGGTGCGCGCCGCCGCGGGCACCAGCCTGGCCGCGGTCTCGCTCCATGGCGGGGTGGCCAACGGCGTGCTGCGGGAACTCAATCCGGCGCTGCTGCGCGGCATTACCCCGCCGGACGCGGAGGTGTGGCTGCGTGTTCCCGCCGGCCGTGGCGAGGCGTTGCGGGTCATGCTGGACAGCCTGCCAGACGGTGTGTTGCGCGGCTATCGCACCGCGAAGGTCACCGACGCCATGACACCCGCGGCGTTCGCGAGCCGCCACGGCGTGTCGCTCAAGCAGCTGCGCTGGTTCAACCCGTCGTGGCGGACCGCGCGCAAGGGGCGGCTCGTGGCGGGGCAGACGCTGCGGGTGCCGCAGGAGCAGGTGCTGGCCGATGCCCGGGACATCCCCGACCCGTCGCTCGAGAAGTACGGTGGCAGCACCGGAACGCGCGGGCTCTCGGCGCGTGGCGTGCACGTGGTGCGTCGCGGGGAGACGCTGGGGGGGATTGCCCGGCGCTACGGGCTGCGGGAATCGCAGCTCAAGGCCATGAATGGCCTCCGTGGTTCGCGCATTCTGGCGGGACAGACGTTGCAGGTGCGGAAATCCACAACGGCGGGGTCTTCGCGCAGGAAAGTGACAGCGACCAAGGCGACATCACAAAAATCCACTGTGAAGAAGTCTGGGGGAAAAGCCAAGGCGGCAAAGAAGAAGGCGGCCTCCGGTACAAAGCAGGCCGCCTCATCCAAGTCCAAGAAAAACAAGTAG
- a CDS encoding transglycosylase SLT domain-containing protein, giving the protein MHDFLDTVVTAPQQDALARRERLMRRRAQGRIRQAIVASAVVFIGALLLKRQGAPADTASTRSTGAPATASVSVPASAPGSPSLLRPAPLAAQPLWRRPGEILKREKTAGAPALVFGTDLRLTERHESLNRWHHIYNYSAKYRIKPDLSRRIYDAAIAAGIEPELGFRLVRVESVFDPKAESPAGALGLTQLMPSTARVFEPNVTREQLLTADVNLRIGFRYLRGLIREYKGDLKLALLVYNRGPVAVGRALAMGKSPANGYETIVTKGYRGRGTLD; this is encoded by the coding sequence ATGCACGATTTTCTTGATACAGTGGTAACCGCGCCACAGCAGGACGCGCTGGCACGGCGCGAACGCCTCATGCGGCGACGCGCGCAGGGCAGGATCCGTCAGGCCATCGTGGCCTCGGCCGTGGTGTTCATCGGTGCCCTGCTGCTCAAGCGTCAGGGGGCGCCAGCCGATACGGCGTCGACGCGGTCCACCGGCGCTCCGGCCACGGCATCCGTATCGGTACCCGCTTCGGCACCGGGCAGCCCGTCGCTGCTGCGCCCGGCCCCGCTGGCGGCCCAGCCCCTCTGGCGGCGCCCGGGCGAGATCCTCAAGCGCGAAAAGACCGCCGGGGCACCAGCCTTGGTCTTTGGCACCGACCTGCGTCTCACGGAGCGGCACGAGTCGCTCAATCGCTGGCACCACATTTACAACTACAGCGCGAAGTACCGCATCAAGCCCGATCTTTCGCGCCGCATTTACGACGCCGCCATAGCCGCGGGCATCGAGCCGGAGCTTGGCTTCCGCCTGGTGCGGGTGGAGAGCGTCTTCGACCCCAAGGCGGAAAGCCCGGCGGGCGCGCTGGGACTCACCCAGCTCATGCCCTCAACGGCGCGCGTGTTCGAACCCAACGTGACCCGCGAGCAGCTGCTCACCGCCGACGTGAACCTGCGCATCGGCTTCCGCTACCTGCGCGGCCTCATTCGCGAGTACAAGGGCGACCTCAAGCTGGCCCTGCTGGTGTACAATCGCGGTCCGGTCGCCGTGGGACGCGCCCTTGCCATGGGCAAAAGCCCCGCGAACGGCTACGAAACAATTGTGACAAAAGGTTATCGCGGCCGCGGCACGTTGGACTAG
- the moaC gene encoding cyclic pyranopterin monophosphate synthase MoaC, whose protein sequence is MTHSNDAPSPSPADPNPEVAREFSHVDRAGNFQMVDVGDKPISVRSALASGSITMQPETFNLIRDNGLKKGDVIPVARVAGIQAAKRTAELVPLCHPLPLSGVEVRINLDASLPGCQVEGFVRTTAQTGVEMEALTAVSVALLTIYDMAKAVDRTMVISNIVLREKRGGTKGDFTGSP, encoded by the coding sequence ATGACCCACTCCAACGACGCGCCGTCTCCCTCCCCTGCCGACCCCAATCCGGAGGTCGCACGCGAGTTTTCGCACGTGGACCGGGCAGGAAATTTTCAGATGGTGGACGTGGGCGACAAGCCGATTTCCGTACGGTCGGCGCTCGCCAGCGGGTCCATCACGATGCAGCCGGAAACATTCAACCTCATACGGGACAATGGGTTGAAAAAAGGCGACGTTATCCCCGTGGCACGGGTGGCCGGAATTCAGGCAGCCAAACGCACGGCTGAGCTCGTCCCCCTCTGCCACCCGCTGCCGTTGTCGGGGGTGGAGGTTCGGATTAACCTCGATGCATCGCTACCTGGCTGCCAGGTGGAGGGTTTTGTCAGAACCACCGCCCAGACTGGGGTGGAGATGGAAGCGTTGACCGCCGTGTCCGTGGCGTTGCTCACGATCTACGACATGGCCAAGGCGGTCGACCGGACGATGGTGATTTCCAACATCGTGCTGCGCGAAAAGCGCGGCGGCACGAAGGGGGATTTCACCGGGAGTCCGTGA
- a CDS encoding P1 family peptidase, with translation MRSLLLVGLLAPAMLSAQVRARTVGLAPGIFAPGPFNAITDVAGVRVGHATVSEGDSLRTGVTAIVPHGGDLYRERVPAALHVGNGFGKLLGVTQLRELGEVETPILLTCTLCIWPAGDALAQWMLQKPENASVRSINPIVGETNDGQLNATRWRGGIGRAVVQALESANTGAVAEGSVGAGHGTVMFGWKGGIGTASRVLPASLGGHTVGVLVQGNYGGVLQMAGVPIGPLLGRYAFQRDVAPTRPGGAGGPGDAQAERGDGSCMIVIATDAPLLARNLERLGARAIMGLARTGSSASNGSGDYVLAFSTSPRVRRHPDAALSTNDELGNDAMSALFQAVTEATEEALYNALLMATPVSSRAGTVRPLPVDSVRTLLRARGLGR, from the coding sequence ATGCGCTCCCTTCTGCTCGTCGGCCTGTTGGCCCCGGCCATGCTCTCGGCTCAGGTGCGGGCCCGTACCGTGGGCCTGGCGCCGGGGATCTTCGCTCCCGGGCCCTTCAACGCCATCACCGATGTCGCCGGCGTGCGCGTGGGGCACGCCACGGTGTCCGAAGGGGATTCGCTGCGCACGGGGGTCACGGCCATCGTGCCCCATGGCGGCGACCTCTATCGGGAGCGGGTACCGGCGGCACTCCACGTGGGCAATGGCTTCGGCAAGCTGCTGGGCGTCACGCAGCTGCGGGAACTTGGCGAAGTCGAGACCCCCATCCTGCTCACCTGCACACTGTGCATCTGGCCCGCAGGCGATGCTCTCGCCCAATGGATGCTGCAGAAGCCGGAGAATGCGTCCGTTCGCTCCATCAACCCCATCGTGGGCGAGACCAACGACGGGCAGCTCAACGCCACCCGCTGGCGGGGCGGGATTGGCCGTGCCGTCGTGCAGGCGTTGGAGTCGGCGAACACGGGCGCCGTTGCGGAAGGGAGCGTGGGTGCCGGGCACGGCACCGTGATGTTCGGCTGGAAGGGCGGGATCGGCACCGCCTCGCGGGTGTTGCCGGCCTCACTGGGCGGGCACACCGTGGGGGTGCTGGTGCAGGGGAACTACGGCGGCGTGCTGCAAATGGCGGGGGTGCCCATTGGGCCACTGCTTGGGCGGTATGCCTTTCAGCGCGACGTGGCCCCCACGCGCCCGGGTGGCGCGGGCGGGCCGGGCGACGCTCAGGCGGAACGGGGCGACGGGTCGTGCATGATCGTGATCGCCACTGATGCGCCGCTGCTGGCGCGCAATCTCGAGCGACTCGGGGCGCGCGCCATCATGGGCCTCGCGCGGACCGGATCGAGTGCATCCAACGGCTCGGGCGACTATGTGCTGGCCTTTTCCACCAGCCCGCGCGTACGCCGCCATCCGGATGCGGCGCTGTCCACCAACGACGAGCTGGGGAACGACGCCATGTCGGCGCTCTTCCAGGCCGTCACCGAGGCCACCGAGGAGGCGCTGTACAATGCCCTGCTCATGGCCACGCCGGTGTCGAGCCGCGCCGGTACGGTGCGTCCGCTGCCGGTGGATTCGGTGCGCACCCTGCTGCGGGCGCGCGGCCTCGGACGCTGA
- a CDS encoding homoserine dehydrogenase, which produces MSRALSAPLRIALAGCGHVGSSLLDLLTQRRLAAAPGPNVEVQRVLVRNAALARPALERAVHAGLARTTALTADVTALLDDDIDVLVELIGGTSTARTLVETALARGVRVVTANKALLGERGAALQALAAAGNTRLDFEGAVCGAVPVVRCVRAGAAGVGITRVSGILNGTSNYVLERVAHGESLAMAVAAAQQLGYAEADPTRDLNGQDAEDKLRILAWLAFGVPPDALSVTRRGLDAESAAWAGRVAAEGDRVKLLATVAREEGALVARILPTRVHAADPWAQVTGPRNRIVVESDSAGSLVFEGAGAGGLATAGAVLSDLLAGAGG; this is translated from the coding sequence GTGAGCCGTGCCCTGTCTGCTCCCCTGCGCATCGCCCTTGCCGGATGCGGGCATGTCGGCAGCAGCTTGCTCGACCTGCTCACCCAGCGACGGCTGGCGGCAGCACCCGGGCCCAACGTGGAGGTGCAGCGCGTGCTGGTGCGCAATGCCGCCCTCGCGCGCCCAGCGCTGGAACGCGCGGTACACGCCGGCCTCGCTCGCACCACGGCACTCACCGCCGATGTCACCGCGCTGCTCGACGACGACATCGACGTATTGGTGGAACTCATTGGCGGGACCAGCACGGCGCGCACGCTGGTGGAAACGGCACTCGCACGCGGCGTGCGGGTGGTGACCGCCAACAAGGCGCTGCTTGGCGAACGGGGGGCCGCGTTGCAGGCGCTCGCTGCGGCCGGCAACACCCGGCTCGATTTCGAAGGCGCCGTGTGTGGGGCCGTCCCCGTCGTGCGCTGTGTGCGTGCGGGGGCTGCCGGTGTGGGCATTACCCGGGTCAGCGGCATCCTCAACGGCACCAGCAACTACGTGCTCGAACGGGTGGCCCACGGCGAGTCGCTGGCCATGGCTGTTGCCGCCGCTCAGCAGTTGGGGTACGCCGAGGCCGATCCCACGCGCGATCTCAACGGGCAGGATGCCGAGGACAAGCTGCGCATTCTGGCGTGGCTCGCCTTCGGTGTTCCCCCCGACGCGCTGTCGGTCACGCGCCGTGGCCTGGATGCGGAGTCGGCGGCGTGGGCCGGGCGGGTGGCCGCCGAAGGGGACCGGGTCAAGCTGCTGGCGACCGTGGCCCGCGAAGAAGGGGCGCTGGTGGCGCGCATTCTCCCCACGCGTGTCCATGCCGCGGATCCGTGGGCGCAGGTCACCGGGCCGCGCAATCGCATCGTCGTGGAAAGCGATTCGGCGGGATCGCTGGTATTCGAGGGGGCCGGCGCCGGCGGGTTGGCCACAGCGGGGGCCGTATTGTCGGATCTCCTGGCCGGCGCTGGCGGGTAA
- a CDS encoding alpha/beta fold hydrolase: MTARSSAHTPQVVDDSIEWQDIALDGGDIVPHVRVRYQLEGTINAARDNVVLVVHALTGTVQASTWWKGVIGEGAAIDPTKHAVLCANLLGGCDGTTGPRLDAPDALPPITTRDQAALLARLLDALDVQAPLLVCGGSLGGMVTLEFAASFPHRVRSAVCLAAPAVQTAQGLAWNALMRRALELGGAREGLALARMIGMLSYRTPEALERRFGRTKDERGAFQVNAWLEAHGDRLVERFDAASYSALLDAMDAHDVGRGRGGVAAALAPVADRLIGVGIPGDQLYPDHAVREWADACAARYLDLPSVHGHDAFLLEVERVARIIHGALTGARARAHDLAWGAQP; this comes from the coding sequence GTGACGGCTCGAAGTTCGGCACACACACCGCAGGTGGTGGACGACAGCATCGAATGGCAGGACATCGCGCTCGATGGTGGGGACATCGTGCCCCACGTGCGCGTGCGGTACCAGCTGGAGGGCACGATCAATGCCGCGCGCGACAACGTGGTGCTGGTCGTGCACGCGCTCACCGGTACCGTGCAGGCCAGCACGTGGTGGAAGGGGGTCATTGGCGAAGGTGCAGCCATCGACCCCACGAAACACGCGGTCCTCTGCGCCAACCTGCTCGGCGGTTGCGACGGGACAACGGGGCCACGCCTCGACGCCCCTGATGCGCTGCCGCCCATCACGACGCGTGATCAGGCGGCGCTGCTGGCCCGCCTGCTCGACGCACTCGACGTGCAAGCCCCGCTGCTGGTGTGCGGCGGGTCGCTGGGCGGGATGGTCACGTTGGAATTTGCCGCCAGCTTCCCGCATCGCGTGCGCAGCGCGGTGTGCCTGGCGGCGCCGGCGGTACAGACGGCCCAGGGGCTGGCATGGAATGCGCTCATGCGCCGCGCCCTGGAGCTGGGAGGTGCACGCGAGGGGCTGGCGCTGGCCCGCATGATCGGCATGCTCAGCTATCGAACACCCGAAGCACTCGAACGCCGGTTCGGGCGCACGAAGGATGAGCGGGGCGCATTCCAGGTCAACGCGTGGCTTGAGGCGCACGGTGACCGCCTGGTGGAGCGCTTCGATGCCGCCAGCTACAGCGCGCTGCTCGACGCCATGGACGCGCACGATGTGGGGCGTGGACGGGGCGGGGTGGCGGCGGCGCTGGCTCCGGTGGCCGATCGTCTCATTGGCGTGGGCATTCCGGGCGATCAGCTGTATCCCGACCATGCCGTGCGTGAATGGGCAGACGCGTGCGCCGCGCGCTACCTCGACCTGCCGTCGGTCCACGGACACGACGCGTTCCTGCTCGAGGTGGAGCGCGTGGCGCGCATCATTCATGGCGCGCTCACCGGTGCCCGCGCGCGCGCCCACGACCTGGCGTGGGGAGCGCAGCCGTGA
- a CDS encoding O-acetylhomoserine aminocarboxypropyltransferase/cysteine synthase family protein has product MSDASVTRPLAADTIALHAGQETDLFGLKAFGNIYTRIMNPTTDVFEKRIAALEGGVAAVGVASGQAAQTLAILNLAEAGDNIVASQSLYGGAVSLFANTLPRLGIRTRFVNIHDLKAVAAAIDEQTRALYVETVGNPALDVPDLEALARLAHEFNLPLVVDNTFAPVLVKPLAHGADIVLHSATTWIGGHGTSIGGVIVDGGRFDWGGTARFRKFYSDPEPAYHGLRFAEAFGNVGGANIAYAIRLRVLLLRDIGAALSPFNSFLFLQGLETLPLRIRQHSANALTVAQFLESHPAVSWVRYPGLPSHPTHANAARQLSGGFGGVLTFGVRGGEAGARRFIKGTTLFSLLANVGDAKSLVIHPWTTTHEQLSESGRQAAGVTADLVRLSIGLEDADDLIADLDRALAAAIATDSVRTATAGPQHAESAA; this is encoded by the coding sequence ATGTCCGATGCTTCCGTTACCCGCCCGCTTGCCGCCGACACCATTGCGCTGCACGCCGGCCAGGAAACCGATCTCTTCGGCCTGAAGGCCTTCGGCAACATCTACACCCGTATAATGAACCCCACGACCGATGTGTTCGAGAAGCGCATTGCCGCACTCGAAGGTGGGGTGGCCGCCGTTGGCGTGGCGAGTGGCCAGGCGGCGCAAACGCTGGCCATTCTCAACCTCGCCGAAGCCGGCGACAACATCGTGGCCTCGCAGTCGCTGTACGGCGGCGCCGTCTCGCTCTTCGCCAACACCCTGCCCCGCCTGGGCATCCGCACCCGCTTCGTCAACATCCACGATCTCAAGGCGGTCGCGGCAGCCATCGATGAGCAGACGCGCGCCCTGTACGTGGAGACGGTGGGCAACCCGGCACTCGATGTGCCCGATCTCGAAGCGCTCGCCAGGCTGGCGCACGAGTTCAACCTGCCGCTCGTGGTGGACAACACCTTTGCGCCCGTGCTGGTGAAGCCGCTTGCACATGGGGCCGACATCGTGCTGCACAGCGCCACCACGTGGATTGGCGGCCACGGCACGAGCATCGGCGGCGTCATCGTCGACGGCGGTCGTTTCGACTGGGGCGGCACGGCACGCTTCCGCAAGTTCTACAGCGATCCCGAGCCGGCGTATCACGGCCTGCGTTTCGCCGAGGCGTTCGGCAATGTGGGTGGCGCCAACATCGCCTACGCCATCCGCCTTCGGGTGCTGCTGCTGCGCGACATCGGGGCGGCGCTCTCGCCGTTCAACTCCTTCCTCTTTCTTCAGGGATTGGAGACGCTCCCGCTGCGCATCCGGCAGCACAGCGCGAACGCGCTCACGGTGGCGCAGTTCCTCGAATCGCATCCGGCTGTCTCGTGGGTGCGCTACCCCGGACTCCCCTCACATCCCACGCACGCCAACGCGGCGCGCCAACTCAGTGGGGGCTTTGGCGGCGTACTCACCTTTGGCGTGCGCGGAGGCGAAGCCGGTGCGCGGCGCTTCATCAAGGGCACCACGCTGTTCTCCCTGCTGGCCAATGTGGGTGACGCCAAGAGCCTCGTGATCCATCCGTGGACCACCACACACGAGCAGCTCTCCGAGTCGGGGCGTCAGGCGGCGGGCGTCACGGCCGATCTCGTGCGACTCTCCATCGGGCTCGAGGACGCCGACGATCTCATTGCCGATCTCGATCGGGCGCTCGCCGCGGCCATCGCCACCGACAGCGTACGCACGGCCACTGCCGGCCCGCAGCACGCGGAGAGCGCGGCGTGA
- a CDS encoding acetate kinase translates to MNILVLNVGSATVKFQVVATDAERIASDGDTKLLRGQIERIGGESVITVRHADGTTRRLTAALRDMRGAVDWLVGHVTSPESGSGLSARADIHAVGHRVVHGGEQFRSSVLIDAAVLQGIEDNVELAPLHNPHNLRGIEATRQALGAGVPQVAVFDTAFHHTLPEHAYLYAIPYPLYRRHKIRRYGFHGTSHRSIAYRYRKITGRARSDVRIITLHLGNGCSACAIQGGVSIDTSMGFTPLEGLVMGTRSGDLDAALLDYIAAKEGLSLSQVEAMLNSQSGLLGISGLTNDMRDLLAEANELQDRRARLAIEIFCYRARKYIGAYLAALGGADAVVFAGGIGENSAEIRARICAGLEWAGLHVDAQTNGALVGGKEGRFSVEGSTLEAWVVPTDEELLIARDTFRVVSGGT, encoded by the coding sequence ATGAACATTCTGGTGCTCAACGTCGGCTCGGCGACCGTCAAGTTCCAGGTGGTGGCCACCGATGCGGAGCGCATTGCGAGCGACGGTGACACCAAGCTGTTGCGCGGCCAGATCGAACGCATCGGCGGCGAATCGGTCATCACCGTGCGCCACGCCGACGGTACGACGCGTCGGCTGACGGCAGCGCTACGGGACATGCGGGGCGCGGTGGACTGGCTGGTTGGCCATGTCACCTCGCCAGAGAGCGGTAGCGGCCTCTCGGCCCGGGCCGACATTCACGCCGTGGGGCATCGCGTGGTGCACGGCGGCGAACAATTCCGCAGCAGCGTGCTCATCGACGCGGCCGTCCTGCAGGGCATCGAAGACAATGTGGAGCTGGCGCCGCTGCACAACCCGCACAACCTGCGCGGCATCGAAGCCACCCGCCAGGCGCTCGGCGCTGGCGTGCCACAGGTCGCGGTGTTCGACACCGCGTTTCACCACACGCTCCCCGAGCACGCGTACCTGTACGCCATACCCTATCCCCTGTACCGGCGACACAAGATTCGCCGCTACGGCTTCCACGGTACGTCCCACCGATCCATCGCCTACCGCTATCGCAAGATCACGGGACGCGCGCGCAGCGATGTGCGCATCATTACGCTGCATCTTGGCAATGGCTGTTCGGCCTGCGCCATTCAGGGCGGCGTGTCGATCGATACCAGCATGGGCTTCACGCCGCTCGAGGGGCTCGTGATGGGAACGCGATCGGGAGACCTCGACGCGGCGTTGCTGGACTACATTGCCGCCAAGGAAGGACTCTCGCTCTCCCAGGTGGAGGCGATGCTCAACAGCCAGTCGGGGCTGCTGGGCATTTCCGGTCTCACCAATGACATGCGCGACCTGCTGGCGGAAGCCAACGAGTTGCAGGATCGCCGCGCTCGACTGGCCATCGAGATCTTCTGTTATCGGGCGCGCAAATACATCGGGGCCTATCTCGCGGCACTTGGCGGCGCCGATGCGGTCGTGTTTGCCGGCGGCATTGGCGAGAACAGCGCCGAGATTCGCGCGCGCATCTGCGCCGGTCTCGAATGGGCGGGGCTGCACGTCGACGCGCAAACCAATGGTGCGCTGGTGGGAGGGAAGGAAGGCCGCTTCTCGGTGGAGGGTTCGACGCTGGAGGCATGGGTGGTGCCAACCGACGAAGAACTGCTGATTGCGCGGGATACGTTTCGGGTCGTAAGTGGAGGGACGTAG
- the purK gene encoding 5-(carboxyamino)imidazole ribonucleotide synthase, whose amino-acid sequence MTVTVAPSPILPGATIGFLGGGQLGRMTAFAARSMGYDIQVLDPEAACATRPVASRTITAKYDDVEAAISLASECDVVTLEIEQIHPDVLDAVAARCALRPGREPVYIIQDRIRQKQWLAAQGFPLGNFVAATQASDIADAVSTFGPCIAKSTHGGYDGRGQVRLREAAQGADAWDALGARACLVEQMVDIHYEISVLVARSPSGAVAVYPPSRNHHTSGVLTWAVVPAVISDDMTARAQSLAKAVAERIGIVGLLAVECFVTTTGELLVNELAPRPHNTYHHSERGVATSQFEQLVRAICDLPLGATDVFAPSAIANLLGDVWLQESAPNISHALAIPGTRLHLYGKAGARAGRKMGHLSAIGADAQDALGRVLECYRRLSPGTVASFDVHEPVLAHVTS is encoded by the coding sequence GTGACCGTTACCGTCGCACCCTCGCCCATCCTTCCGGGCGCCACCATCGGTTTTCTGGGCGGGGGACAGCTGGGGCGCATGACGGCCTTCGCCGCGCGCTCGATGGGCTATGACATCCAGGTGCTCGACCCGGAGGCGGCCTGCGCCACGCGTCCGGTGGCGTCACGCACGATCACCGCGAAGTACGACGATGTGGAGGCCGCCATTTCCCTCGCCTCCGAGTGCGACGTCGTGACGCTGGAGATCGAGCAGATCCATCCCGACGTGCTCGATGCCGTGGCGGCACGCTGTGCACTGCGCCCGGGGCGCGAGCCCGTCTACATCATTCAGGATCGCATCCGCCAGAAGCAGTGGCTCGCGGCGCAGGGGTTTCCGCTGGGTAACTTCGTGGCCGCCACCCAGGCCAGCGACATTGCCGATGCGGTCAGTACCTTCGGCCCGTGCATCGCGAAGAGTACGCACGGTGGCTACGACGGGCGCGGACAGGTGCGCCTGCGCGAAGCGGCGCAGGGCGCGGATGCCTGGGACGCCCTCGGCGCCCGCGCGTGCCTCGTGGAGCAGATGGTGGACATCCACTACGAAATTTCGGTCCTGGTGGCCCGCTCGCCGAGTGGCGCGGTGGCGGTGTACCCGCCGTCACGCAACCACCACACGAGCGGTGTGCTCACCTGGGCGGTGGTCCCGGCGGTGATCAGCGACGACATGACCGCACGCGCCCAGTCGCTCGCCAAGGCTGTGGCGGAGCGCATCGGGATCGTGGGGCTGCTGGCGGTGGAGTGTTTCGTGACCACCACGGGCGAACTGCTGGTGAATGAGCTCGCCCCGCGTCCCCACAATACGTATCACCACAGCGAACGGGGCGTGGCCACCAGCCAGTTCGAGCAGCTCGTGCGCGCCATCTGCGACCTGCCGCTCGGCGCCACCGATGTCTTCGCGCCATCCGCGATTGCCAACCTGCTGGGCGACGTGTGGCTGCAGGAATCGGCGCCCAACATCTCGCACGCGCTCGCCATTCCCGGTACCCGCCTCCACCTGTACGGGAAGGCCGGGGCCCGCGCCGGCCGCAAGATGGGCCACCTCTCGGCGATCGGCGCCGATGCACAGGATGCGCTGGGTCGCGTGCTGGAGTGCTATCGTCGACTGTCACCAGGCACCGTGGCCAGCTTCGATGTGCACGAACCGGTGCTTGCCCACGTGACCTCCTGA
- the purE gene encoding 5-(carboxyamino)imidazole ribonucleotide mutase, with protein MGSASDFDTLAPACDILAELGIPYEARVVSAHRTPDWLFEYAEQAGARGLRAIIAGAGGAAHLPGMLAAKTLVPVLGVPVVATPLNGMDALLSIVQMPAGVPVATFAVGKPGAANAALFAAQLLAAHDEALLARLADRRAAKAAEALARPLDAPNAIRPAAT; from the coding sequence ATGGGCAGCGCGAGCGACTTCGACACGCTCGCGCCGGCCTGCGACATCCTGGCCGAACTTGGCATTCCGTACGAGGCGCGCGTTGTGTCGGCGCATCGCACGCCCGACTGGCTCTTCGAGTACGCCGAGCAGGCGGGAGCGCGTGGGCTGCGGGCCATCATTGCCGGTGCCGGAGGGGCGGCGCATCTCCCCGGCATGCTGGCGGCCAAGACGTTGGTGCCCGTGCTGGGGGTGCCGGTGGTGGCCACCCCGCTCAACGGCATGGACGCCCTGCTCAGCATCGTGCAGATGCCGGCCGGCGTGCCGGTGGCCACGTTCGCGGTGGGCAAGCCGGGAGCGGCCAACGCCGCCCTGTTCGCCGCGCAGCTGCTCGCCGCGCACGACGAGGCGCTCCTCGCGCGTCTTGCCGACCGTCGCGCGGCCAAGGCCGCCGAAGCGCTCGCCCGTCCGCTGGACGCCCCCAACGCCATTCGCCCCGCCGCCACGTGA